Proteins encoded within one genomic window of Synechococcus sp. PCC 7335:
- a CDS encoding MATE family efflux transporter, whose protein sequence is MRGKFPRKKAKPVPWARAVGKGPKFGVVLEIKAFLKLAIPLAIAQVAQFAVSFVDTIMMGHLGTASLAAGGLASTTFQMALTVITGFVMSVGVLAAEAYGADKKHRLTGLARQGLWLSLLLAIPFMLLLTQMTTVLTFLQQPATVVALAQRYYSGIAFGVLPALGFAMLRGYLSAFSLANVVTGVVAIGTAFNIACNYVLGFGKFGFPRLELLGLGIGSSLSLWLMLLLFSVYVFRHPEVSQYQFWHDWQYPNSKILRRLATVGAPISLTLILELGMFTTLAFMAGSLGTEVLAAHQISFQVIALIFMVPIGMSQAVTTRVGLWFGQGDIWGARRAGLVATSAVAIFLGTSAIALFIFRPLLIALFIDAQDASSAEVIMIAMNLLLIAAVAQVPDGIQRVAMSALYGLQDTKVPVVLSAIAFWGIGITSGYVLCFLVGWGAVGLWIGQYTGSAVAGAMFIGRFYSLTHRRFSTIR, encoded by the coding sequence ATGAGAGGGAAATTCCCTAGGAAAAAGGCTAAGCCGGTACCATGGGCAAGAGCGGTTGGCAAAGGTCCGAAATTTGGTGTGGTTCTAGAGATCAAGGCATTCTTGAAGCTGGCGATTCCACTGGCGATCGCCCAAGTTGCTCAGTTCGCAGTTAGCTTCGTAGATACGATTATGATGGGCCACCTGGGTACAGCCAGTCTAGCTGCTGGTGGATTGGCCTCTACCACTTTTCAAATGGCTTTGACGGTCATCACTGGTTTTGTAATGTCTGTAGGCGTACTTGCTGCCGAAGCCTATGGAGCAGATAAGAAGCACCGGTTGACGGGTTTAGCTAGACAAGGGCTGTGGCTGTCTCTGCTGCTAGCAATTCCTTTCATGCTGTTGCTAACTCAGATGACAACCGTGCTCACTTTTCTACAGCAGCCAGCAACAGTGGTGGCTTTAGCGCAGCGGTATTACAGCGGCATTGCGTTTGGGGTGCTGCCGGCCCTGGGGTTTGCGATGCTGCGAGGCTATCTGTCGGCGTTCTCTTTGGCGAATGTGGTCACGGGCGTGGTCGCGATTGGAACGGCGTTTAATATTGCCTGCAACTATGTCCTGGGCTTTGGTAAATTTGGCTTTCCTCGTTTGGAGCTGTTAGGTCTAGGGATAGGCAGTTCGCTCAGTCTATGGCTGATGCTTTTGCTCTTTTCGGTTTACGTTTTCCGACATCCGGAGGTGAGCCAGTATCAGTTTTGGCATGACTGGCAGTATCCAAATAGTAAAATTCTGCGGCGGCTAGCGACGGTTGGCGCGCCAATTTCTCTGACGCTAATTCTAGAGCTAGGCATGTTTACGACGTTAGCGTTTATGGCGGGTAGTCTGGGCACAGAGGTATTAGCAGCGCATCAGATTTCGTTTCAGGTGATTGCGCTGATCTTTATGGTGCCGATTGGGATGTCGCAGGCGGTGACGACTAGAGTCGGGCTGTGGTTTGGCCAAGGTGATATCTGGGGTGCCAGGCGAGCTGGTTTAGTCGCAACAAGTGCAGTGGCTATCTTTTTGGGGACAAGCGCGATCGCTCTATTTATCTTCCGGCCATTGCTGATCGCTCTATTTATTGATGCGCAGGATGCTAGCAGCGCCGAGGTGATCATGATCGCGATGAATCTGCTGCTGATTGCGGCTGTAGCTCAGGTACCCGATGGTATACAGCGGGTGGCGATGAGTGCGCTCTACGGACTGCAAGATACTAAAGTGCCTGTAGTTTTGAGTGCGATCGCCTTTTGGGGAATAGGTATTACCAGCGGCTATGTGCTTTGTTTTCTTGTCGGCTGGGGTGCGGTGGGCCTGTGGATAGGACAGTACACCGGATCAGCTGTGGCTGGCGCTATGTTTATCGGACGTTTCTACAGCTTGACCCATCGACGCTTTAGCACTATCCGTTAG
- a CDS encoding LD-carboxypeptidase — protein sequence MKFAHTICQLPPALVPGDLLCVISPSGGLQSTELFEEGLAIWRQRGYKIHLSPGYDHSWGYLAGTDEQRRSQLLTALNNPECKGILCSRGGYGGTRLLEDWQWPQASLAQGSTNQETKWLIGFSDITSLLWSLSRQGVAGVHGPVLTTLAAEPTESIERLFALVEQHQIRPLQGRGWAQRGCGGVASGALLPGNLCVSTHLLGTEAEPNLTDVILAFEDVGEAPYRLDRMLTQWRSMGRFDGVKGIALGRFSGCEPTKPGPTLSVEAVMCDRLADLQIPIVSGLPFGHDGENAAMPVGLSAKLDADSGVLSWPMSTKGDRL from the coding sequence ATGAAATTTGCGCATACTATCTGCCAGCTCCCGCCAGCGCTAGTACCTGGTGATCTGCTCTGCGTTATCTCACCGAGCGGTGGCCTACAGTCAACTGAGCTATTCGAAGAAGGGCTAGCGATTTGGCGACAGCGAGGATACAAAATTCACCTAAGTCCGGGATATGACCATAGTTGGGGTTATCTTGCGGGGACAGATGAACAGCGAAGATCGCAGCTGCTGACGGCTTTGAACAATCCTGAGTGCAAGGGGATCTTGTGCTCTAGAGGCGGCTATGGTGGCACTCGGCTGCTAGAAGACTGGCAGTGGCCCCAGGCGAGTCTTGCTCAGGGAAGCACAAACCAGGAGACCAAATGGCTGATCGGATTTTCGGATATAACCAGCTTGCTATGGAGCCTGAGCCGGCAGGGGGTGGCTGGCGTGCATGGCCCGGTGCTGACGACGCTAGCAGCAGAACCCACTGAGTCAATAGAACGGCTGTTTGCGCTGGTAGAGCAGCATCAGATTCGGCCTTTGCAGGGGCGTGGCTGGGCGCAGCGGGGTTGCGGTGGCGTGGCCAGCGGTGCGCTGCTGCCGGGGAATTTGTGTGTGTCGACGCACCTGCTAGGAACTGAGGCAGAACCTAATCTGACGGATGTAATTCTGGCGTTTGAGGATGTTGGCGAGGCGCCGTATCGGCTGGATAGAATGCTGACTCAATGGCGGTCTATGGGCCGATTTGACGGCGTCAAAGGAATTGCGCTAGGGCGGTTTAGCGGTTGTGAGCCCACCAAACCGGGGCCGACTTTGAGTGTGGAAGCAGTGATGTGCGATCGCCTAGCCGACTTGCAAATTCCCATCGTATCGGGTCTGCCTTTCGGTCATGACGGTGAAAATGCGGCCATGCCAGTTGGTTTGTCTGCAAAGCTGGATGCTGATTCTGGCGTTTTGTCTTGGCCTATGTCTACCAAGGGCGATCGCCTTTGA
- a CDS encoding SBBP repeat-containing protein, which produces MDEINISFGTPGSDYLSKIFAHIPASNLLPGGEEFQIVLGRAGNDTLNVYDPTSEAPDTPNVDLLIGDLFDNTPEEFNVFSQILAGNLFAILAADIPSVGADRFVLGNESHAYYTNPSAQALTTTDPGGFNQFAIIYDFDPEQDVIQLHGSQSNYVLQELEDFPIEGLGLFSGEAIYSTETGAADLVGLVVSTPEVDLALDGDYLQYVDKAVEGKPKRNKGRRGRKFGTLAQDQGYGIAVDPRWGQVYVTGITTGSLNGPNQGATDVWLSKISRKGRPRRRKSFQLGTSGVDSAYNVVTDADGNFYVAGDTEGSLFGSDDSPNGSDAWVAKYARNGKFLWGQQIGESVTGGFSSTSTGLQVDDDGNVYLSGLAIKASPNPAFPIQDDAWVVKLDSYGEQQWFTQISDPLQPDDSPLANTPFFDETYDLAVDTTGNSYLVGWTQGLTEPADPSRSILQYDAWLSKVASDGTIEWTQQFGSTDEAQEFAWGVDTDSEGNIYVTGWTTGTLGDQSFGSYDVWLAKFTPDGGDPVWKKQIGSTGDDGQLFADILIDSSDNLFVSGYTNGDLDTDELTNGGSGNDYDAWVGRFDLDGTTQWIQEFGLEGKDDYATRLAIDDRRGWLYATGFTEGPLGNVDPWVTKLDAYSGQLQNFPLSPLDGAV; this is translated from the coding sequence GTGGATGAAATTAATATCTCGTTTGGAACCCCTGGAAGTGACTATCTCTCAAAAATATTTGCGCACATACCTGCTAGCAACCTTTTACCGGGTGGAGAAGAATTTCAGATCGTCTTAGGTAGAGCCGGAAACGACACTCTCAACGTTTATGATCCGACTAGCGAAGCGCCTGATACGCCTAACGTTGACCTGCTTATCGGTGACCTATTCGATAACACTCCAGAAGAGTTCAATGTTTTCTCCCAGATTTTAGCAGGCAACTTGTTTGCCATCTTAGCTGCAGACATACCGTCAGTGGGCGCAGACAGGTTTGTCTTGGGAAATGAGTCTCACGCTTACTACACCAACCCTAGCGCGCAGGCGCTAACAACAACAGATCCAGGTGGCTTCAATCAGTTTGCTATTATCTATGACTTTGACCCAGAACAGGACGTCATCCAACTACACGGTAGCCAAAGTAACTATGTTCTTCAGGAGCTTGAGGATTTCCCTATTGAAGGACTTGGGCTATTTTCAGGAGAAGCCATCTATTCAACGGAGACTGGCGCTGCTGATTTAGTGGGTCTAGTGGTATCTACACCGGAAGTTGATTTAGCTTTAGATGGTGACTATCTTCAGTATGTGGACAAAGCTGTTGAAGGTAAGCCAAAACGAAACAAAGGGCGAAGAGGACGAAAGTTCGGTACGCTAGCGCAGGATCAGGGATATGGCATTGCGGTAGATCCTAGATGGGGTCAGGTGTACGTTACGGGGATTACAACAGGCTCTTTAAATGGCCCTAATCAAGGCGCTACGGACGTCTGGCTAAGCAAAATTAGTCGTAAAGGTAGGCCGCGCAGAAGGAAGTCTTTTCAGCTAGGAACTTCTGGCGTGGATAGTGCCTACAACGTTGTTACGGACGCAGACGGCAACTTTTATGTTGCAGGGGATACAGAAGGTAGTCTCTTCGGTAGTGATGATTCACCCAACGGTAGCGATGCCTGGGTTGCGAAGTATGCTCGTAACGGAAAGTTTCTGTGGGGACAACAAATTGGCGAAAGTGTAACAGGTGGCTTTTCATCGACGAGCACAGGACTTCAGGTCGATGATGATGGCAACGTTTATCTATCTGGGCTAGCGATTAAAGCCAGTCCTAATCCTGCTTTTCCGATTCAAGATGACGCTTGGGTCGTCAAGCTTGACAGTTACGGCGAGCAGCAATGGTTCACTCAGATAAGCGATCCGCTTCAGCCTGACGATTCGCCGCTGGCAAACACTCCCTTCTTCGACGAAACCTATGATCTAGCGGTTGATACCACTGGCAATTCTTATCTAGTTGGATGGACTCAAGGACTCACCGAGCCCGCTGATCCCTCGCGCTCTATTTTGCAGTATGATGCCTGGCTCTCTAAGGTAGCGTCCGATGGCACGATTGAATGGACCCAGCAGTTTGGTAGTACGGACGAAGCGCAGGAATTCGCTTGGGGTGTTGACACCGACAGCGAGGGGAATATCTATGTTACGGGATGGACAACGGGTACGCTAGGAGATCAAAGCTTTGGATCATACGATGTCTGGCTTGCTAAGTTTACGCCTGACGGTGGCGATCCAGTTTGGAAAAAGCAGATTGGCTCTACTGGGGATGATGGTCAGCTTTTTGCAGACATCTTGATTGATAGCTCTGATAATCTTTTTGTCTCAGGCTACACCAATGGTGATCTAGATACTGACGAGTTGACTAACGGCGGCAGTGGTAATGACTACGATGCCTGGGTCGGACGTTTTGATCTCGATGGGACTACCCAGTGGATTCAGGAGTTTGGGCTTGAAGGCAAGGATGATTATGCGACTCGTCTAGCTATCGATGATAGAAGGGGCTGGCTCTATGCAACTGGGTTTACAGAAGGCCCGCTAGGTAACGTCGACCCTTGGGTGACTAAGCTAGATGCTTACAGCGGTCAACTCCAAAACTTTCCCCTTTCTCCATTAGACGGCGCTGTATAG
- a CDS encoding 1-acyl-sn-glycerol-3-phosphate acyltransferase, which yields MAADQLFARLVERSTEPKTFYPPKQIPLMARLVQSISYVLARILYKAKLSVSEESVAKVRAIDSNTRMVLVCNHPTLEDGMTLFVLSARIGQLFHYVVAYEAFDGLMGWFIQRLGCYSIRRGVGDRTSISQTLTLLKQPDCRLVIFPEGGCSYQNDTIMPFRPGAIQLPMSALAQMAKKTSSPEQAPDVFVVPISLKYRYRQPMRQVIEKTLSQLEERLKITPDLTTSSETKKRNYRRLRRVANQVILRIEQEAGLVSEDQLNWNQRINRLRQIFIEKCETALEIKPNLNVPMRERVYRVQAMLDETEPTEDEKALRTELLGPEGLTREEVYWDTVRLLNFDAIYDGYVAEAPTPERFLDTLTRIEREVFHLEHAPPKAPRKACFYIGDPINLKDYLEDYQRDRTATIDQLSDHLRDTMQRNLGKMSRPTTEVV from the coding sequence ATGGCTGCTGATCAACTGTTTGCTCGTTTGGTAGAGCGTTCTACGGAACCTAAAACCTTCTATCCTCCAAAGCAGATTCCGCTGATGGCTAGGTTAGTTCAGAGCATTAGCTATGTGCTAGCCAGAATTCTTTATAAAGCTAAGCTATCGGTCTCAGAAGAGTCGGTGGCTAAGGTAAGGGCGATCGATAGCAATACCAGGATGGTGTTGGTATGCAATCATCCGACGCTAGAAGATGGTATGACGCTATTTGTACTGTCAGCTCGAATTGGGCAGCTGTTTCACTACGTCGTCGCGTATGAGGCGTTTGATGGACTGATGGGGTGGTTTATTCAGCGGCTGGGCTGCTATTCTATTCGGCGCGGTGTGGGCGATCGCACCAGCATTAGTCAAACACTGACTTTGCTAAAGCAGCCTGACTGTCGGCTGGTGATTTTCCCAGAAGGCGGCTGTTCGTATCAGAACGACACGATTATGCCTTTTCGCCCAGGTGCAATTCAGCTACCGATGTCAGCGCTAGCGCAGATGGCCAAGAAGACAAGCTCTCCTGAGCAAGCCCCTGACGTTTTTGTCGTTCCTATCAGTCTGAAGTATCGCTATCGCCAGCCGATGCGTCAGGTGATCGAGAAGACACTCTCACAGCTAGAAGAACGGCTGAAGATTACCCCCGATCTCACCACTAGCAGTGAGACTAAAAAACGTAACTATCGCAGGCTCCGCCGGGTAGCCAATCAGGTCATTCTAAGGATTGAACAGGAAGCAGGTTTAGTCAGCGAAGATCAGTTGAATTGGAATCAACGAATCAATCGGCTTAGGCAGATTTTTATTGAAAAGTGTGAGACGGCGTTAGAAATCAAGCCCAATTTGAACGTGCCAATGCGCGAGCGGGTGTATAGAGTTCAGGCGATGCTAGATGAGACTGAACCTACTGAAGATGAGAAGGCGCTGCGGACGGAGCTGTTAGGACCTGAAGGGCTTACCCGTGAAGAAGTGTATTGGGATACGGTGCGCTTGCTGAACTTTGATGCGATCTACGATGGCTATGTGGCAGAAGCGCCAACTCCAGAGCGGTTTCTAGATACGTTGACGCGGATAGAGCGAGAGGTATTTCATCTAGAGCATGCTCCACCGAAAGCCCCTCGCAAGGCTTGTTTTTATATTGGTGATCCGATCAATTTGAAAGACTATCTAGAGGATTATCAGCGCGATCGCACCGCCACCATCGATCAGCTCTCAGATCATCTGCGTGATACTATGCAGCGCAATCTAGGTAAGATGAGCCGCCCAACAACAGAAGTTGTGTAG
- a CDS encoding M28 family peptidase, whose product MGKRSGVFIAIAAITMTILIWGNPITRIRSVLLPEIPAITPSIQTYSNLNLIIDQTQLLNHVSNVSQTRATPDQKPPIRNYITQVLTSYGLSPFTQRYNHPQTGSLAAGGINIISELAGSDSAAGVIILGAHYDSQMGSPGADDNGSAIATLLEAARLFSEASSSSPFTKTLKLVFFDQEEQQPDGSGLLGSLAFTQLESNIANVQGAVILDMIGYACHVPGCQQYPEGLPLQNVPNTGDFLAVLGLSTHTELIGAFLGSAQTNWPLVLSLPIPQATLRFFPNLLRSDHAPFWERDIPAIFVTDTANFRNPNYHTASDTPETLDPSFFTGSAQHIVNVVATLLSQSS is encoded by the coding sequence ATGGGAAAACGGAGCGGAGTTTTTATAGCGATCGCGGCTATCACCATGACCATACTGATCTGGGGCAATCCCATCACCCGGATCAGATCAGTTCTCCTTCCCGAGATTCCTGCGATCACGCCGTCTATTCAAACCTATAGCAACCTCAATCTAATCATTGACCAAACCCAGCTACTCAACCACGTTAGTAATGTCTCACAGACTAGAGCGACGCCAGATCAAAAGCCGCCTATCCGCAACTACATTACCCAAGTGCTTACCAGCTATGGTCTTTCACCTTTCACTCAACGCTACAACCATCCCCAGACCGGATCGCTAGCCGCCGGAGGAATCAACATCATCAGCGAGCTAGCTGGCTCTGATTCTGCCGCAGGCGTGATTATACTAGGTGCTCACTACGACAGTCAGATGGGTTCACCTGGAGCAGATGACAATGGCAGTGCGATCGCCACTTTGCTAGAAGCCGCTCGTCTCTTCTCCGAAGCGAGCAGCAGCTCCCCTTTTACCAAGACACTCAAACTAGTCTTTTTTGACCAAGAGGAACAACAGCCAGACGGCAGCGGACTTCTAGGTAGCTTGGCCTTTACTCAGCTAGAGAGCAACATCGCCAACGTTCAAGGCGCAGTCATCTTAGATATGATTGGCTATGCTTGTCACGTTCCAGGCTGTCAACAGTATCCTGAAGGACTACCGCTGCAGAACGTACCGAATACAGGTGATTTTTTAGCCGTACTAGGGCTATCTACTCACACAGAGCTTATCGGTGCCTTCCTCGGCTCGGCGCAAACCAATTGGCCGCTAGTGCTCAGCTTACCGATTCCACAAGCAACCCTGCGCTTCTTTCCCAACCTGCTACGCAGCGATCATGCCCCTTTTTGGGAAAGAGACATTCCTGCCATCTTTGTGACAGATACTGCCAACTTTCGCAATCCAAACTATCACACCGCCAGCGATACGCCAGAAACGCTAGACCCTAGCTTTTTTACAGGCAGCGCACAGCATATCGTGAATGTAGTGGCCACATTACTCAGTCAGTCTTCCTAA
- a CDS encoding DUF6679 family protein, producing the protein MERKLRELIGKPGVWLYIQSSNGWFKNVEILEVGDNMLTFRYESESDTERKIWEKTTRVDNVSEIEVRLVVVPKCNNPQLADIRGQLSKLLQKESSPEFDDRMN; encoded by the coding sequence ATGGAAAGGAAACTTAGAGAACTGATTGGCAAGCCGGGTGTCTGGCTGTACATTCAGAGCAGCAACGGTTGGTTTAAGAATGTTGAGATTTTGGAAGTCGGTGACAATATGCTGACTTTCCGATACGAGTCCGAATCCGACACTGAACGCAAGATTTGGGAAAAAACGACACGCGTTGATAATGTTTCGGAAATTGAGGTGCGCCTAGTTGTCGTCCCTAAGTGCAACAACCCTCAACTAGCAGACATTCGCGGTCAGCTCTCTAAGTTACTACAAAAAGAGAGTAGCCCCGAGTTTGATGATCGGATGAACTAG
- a CDS encoding rhomboid family intramembrane serine protease, which translates to MVPLRDDNPTSITPVVVYALLALNVVIFVHQLMLQASLGEPGLQQFFNEWAIVPAELTASFGSGVDQEWFTLISSQFLHGGLLHLGGNMLYLWVFGNNVEDQLGHAKFLFFYLLCGVLAGLAQWFFDPASPIPTLGASGAVAGVMGAYILRFPRARILTLVPLFVFITTFRIPAIFFLGWWFIQQTFYSLMSLGATADVGASGGVAYWAHAGGFVFGAILGPMLGLFSKGQDNHRF; encoded by the coding sequence GTGGTTCCTTTAAGAGACGACAATCCGACTTCTATCACTCCTGTTGTCGTCTATGCGCTACTAGCGCTGAACGTTGTTATTTTTGTTCATCAGCTAATGCTGCAAGCTAGCTTAGGTGAACCTGGTTTGCAACAGTTTTTCAACGAGTGGGCGATTGTTCCTGCTGAGTTAACGGCTTCTTTTGGCTCGGGCGTAGATCAAGAGTGGTTTACGCTGATTTCTTCCCAGTTCTTGCATGGAGGATTGCTGCATCTGGGAGGCAATATGCTTTACCTATGGGTGTTTGGTAACAATGTCGAAGATCAGCTAGGCCACGCTAAATTTTTATTCTTTTACCTGCTGTGCGGCGTGCTAGCGGGTCTTGCACAGTGGTTTTTTGATCCGGCCTCTCCTATTCCAACGCTAGGTGCGAGCGGTGCAGTTGCAGGGGTGATGGGCGCGTATATCTTACGATTTCCCCGGGCGCGGATTTTGACTTTGGTGCCACTATTTGTCTTTATCACGACGTTTCGAATTCCAGCTATCTTCTTTTTGGGCTGGTGGTTTATTCAGCAGACTTTCTATAGTTTGATGAGCCTAGGTGCAACTGCTGATGTGGGTGCATCCGGTGGCGTCGCTTATTGGGCGCATGCGGGAGGGTTTGTCTTCGGCGCTATCTTAGGCCCGATGCTGGGTCTGTTCTCTAAGGGCCAGGATAATCATCGGTTTTGA
- a CDS encoding DUF2301 domain-containing membrane protein — translation MTVQTLNDVYEGQFGSFTIEQSDRQEVILYRAGLAVAAGSLLIATICCFLAPTVLGTVATLCYVLLWAALGLSLFKIHIYLRLLHRVLQAFWLIGGLASIAIALLYPTPLALTAYQFPLTIFGIGFTFAALTGIFFKEAFCFNRLETKFLVFLVPGLLLGHMVGVLSTASEQGMLVAIAVLFVIFAVRKVIQPIPPDIGDKSVFEYLEQERQQSA, via the coding sequence ATGACTGTACAAACGCTGAATGATGTTTACGAAGGCCAGTTTGGGTCTTTTACGATTGAGCAAAGCGATCGCCAAGAGGTGATTCTCTATCGCGCCGGACTAGCTGTTGCTGCAGGTAGTTTACTGATTGCGACTATCTGTTGCTTTCTAGCACCGACTGTCTTAGGGACTGTCGCAACGCTTTGCTATGTCTTACTATGGGCCGCGTTAGGACTAAGCTTGTTCAAAATTCATATTTATCTGCGTCTGCTGCACCGAGTCCTTCAGGCCTTTTGGTTGATTGGGGGACTAGCTAGTATTGCGATCGCTCTTCTCTACCCTACGCCGCTTGCCTTAACTGCCTATCAATTTCCACTTACCATTTTCGGTATTGGCTTTACCTTCGCTGCGCTGACGGGCATCTTTTTCAAAGAAGCTTTCTGCTTCAATCGTCTGGAGACTAAGTTTTTGGTTTTTCTAGTTCCCGGATTGCTGTTGGGTCATATGGTGGGGGTCTTATCTACTGCTAGCGAGCAGGGAATGTTGGTAGCGATCGCTGTTTTGTTCGTTATCTTTGCCGTTAGGAAAGTAATTCAGCCAATTCCACCTGACATTGGTGATAAAAGCGTCTTTGAGTATTTAGAACAAGAGAGACAGCAGTCTGCTTAG
- a CDS encoding ferredoxin family protein, whose translation MSHTIVTNVCEGVADCVDACPVACIHEGPGKNKKGTDWYWIDFDTCIDCGICLQVCPVEGAILPEEKPELQKTP comes from the coding sequence GTGTCCCATACTATTGTGACCAACGTTTGCGAAGGTGTTGCCGATTGTGTCGATGCTTGTCCAGTAGCCTGCATTCACGAAGGTCCTGGGAAAAACAAGAAAGGCACTGACTGGTACTGGATTGACTTTGACACCTGCATTGACTGTGGCATTTGCCTTCAGGTCTGTCCCGTAGAAGGTGCGATCCTGCCAGAAGAAAAACCGGAGTTACAAAAGACTCCATAG
- the ggt gene encoding gamma-glutamyltransferase: MTGVVAAGHELTAEAGKEVLSVGGNAFDGAIASLLAACVVEPTLTSLGGGGFLLAHQAKSHTDTLFDFFTQTPKTRSTSTKPDFYPIEANFGDTIQEFHIGLASIAVPGLLAGALAVHKKLGRLPLKVVAEPAIAFARKGVTVSDFQGYCYELLDSILMATPASREIYAPRGHRLLAGEQLQMTQFADTLEYLASLGDQAARKAFYEGEIAQQIVKDAQAQGGYLTLADFRDYHVIERVPLKVNYRGVQMLTNPPPSAGGALIAFCLELLNQFDLSAMTFGSAQHLTLLSQAMRWTNEARRSHLDGSLFDPAIVDKFLAVDLIEKYAKPLNDLMDKGLNRWGSTTHISVMDDEGNAASVTSSNGEGASYVVPGTQIMLNNMLGEEDLNPHGFNSWPLDQRMSSMMAPTIILKDGRPQLVLGSGGSNRIRSAILQVICNVLDFGMSMKQAVEAPRIHWENGVFHLEPELDLPVSASAVSDLTTLFGTKEVVQWQQANMFFGGVHTVGRMELGLEGAGDPRRSGAVNGKASD; this comes from the coding sequence ATGACAGGTGTAGTAGCGGCAGGCCACGAGCTTACGGCTGAGGCTGGAAAGGAAGTTTTGTCAGTGGGTGGCAATGCTTTCGATGGGGCGATCGCCTCTTTGCTAGCAGCTTGTGTTGTAGAGCCGACGCTGACTTCTTTGGGCGGAGGCGGCTTTTTACTAGCACATCAGGCAAAGAGCCATACAGATACGCTGTTTGATTTCTTCACGCAGACGCCCAAGACTCGATCTACTTCTACTAAGCCTGATTTCTATCCCATTGAGGCGAACTTTGGCGATACGATTCAAGAGTTTCATATCGGGCTAGCCTCGATCGCAGTGCCGGGGCTATTAGCGGGCGCGTTAGCCGTGCATAAAAAGCTAGGTCGATTACCGCTAAAGGTAGTGGCTGAACCCGCGATCGCCTTTGCTAGAAAAGGGGTCACGGTGAGTGATTTTCAGGGCTACTGCTATGAACTGCTAGATTCAATTTTGATGGCGACACCAGCGTCTAGAGAGATCTATGCGCCAAGAGGGCACCGCTTGCTAGCTGGCGAACAGCTACAGATGACTCAGTTTGCCGATACCCTAGAATACCTCGCTAGCTTAGGCGATCAAGCTGCGAGAAAGGCCTTCTATGAGGGCGAGATTGCCCAGCAGATTGTGAAAGACGCTCAAGCGCAGGGCGGCTATTTAACGCTGGCTGATTTTCGCGACTACCATGTGATTGAGCGCGTGCCGCTGAAGGTGAACTATCGAGGGGTTCAGATGCTAACCAACCCCCCACCGAGCGCTGGCGGAGCGCTGATTGCTTTCTGCTTGGAGCTATTGAATCAGTTTGACTTGAGTGCGATGACGTTTGGATCAGCGCAGCATTTGACCTTGCTTTCCCAAGCGATGCGGTGGACGAATGAAGCAAGGCGATCGCACCTAGACGGATCTCTCTTTGATCCGGCTATTGTCGATAAATTTCTAGCTGTCGATCTCATCGAAAAATATGCCAAACCGCTTAATGACCTCATGGATAAAGGGCTTAACCGGTGGGGTAGTACTACTCATATCAGTGTAATGGACGATGAAGGGAATGCGGCGAGTGTTACTAGCTCGAATGGTGAAGGGGCGTCCTATGTCGTACCGGGTACCCAAATCATGCTGAACAATATGCTAGGAGAGGAAGATCTCAATCCACACGGTTTTAATAGCTGGCCATTAGATCAGCGGATGTCATCGATGATGGCACCCACCATAATATTAAAGGACGGAAGACCACAGCTAGTGTTAGGCTCGGGAGGCTCTAATAGAATTCGTTCCGCTATTTTGCAGGTCATCTGCAACGTATTGGACTTCGGTATGTCGATGAAGCAGGCCGTGGAGGCGCCTCGTATCCACTGGGAGAATGGGGTGTTTCATCTAGAGCCTGAATTGGACTTGCCGGTGAGCGCGTCCGCTGTGTCAGATCTCACTACGTTGTTTGGTACTAAAGAAGTCGTGCAGTGGCAGCAGGCCAACATGTTCTTTGGCGGTGTGCATACAGTGGGGCGAATGGAATTAGGCTTAGAAGGTGCTGGAGATCCTCGGCGTAGTGGCGCTGTTAATGGTAAAGCTTCAGATTAG